GATCAACGCGGTCACCGGGTGGGGGATGACGGTGGACGATCTTATGGCTGTCGGCGCGCGGCGGCTGAATTTATTCCGTGTTTTCAACGCCCGCGAAGGCTTGAATCGCAATGCGGACAAACTGCCGAAGAAGTTCTTCAAGCAATTGCAGGGAACAGGTCCCACCGCAGGGATCGCCCTCACCCATGAAGAAGTAGATTCCGCCCTCAATGCTTATTACAAATTTGCAGGCTGGACGAACGACGGCATCCCCACCCGCGAGACATTAAAGAAGCACGACGTGGAGTGGGCGGCGGACTATCTGCCGGCATAATGCATACTGCGTAATCCGTAACGGACGGGGATGGAGTGATTTCGATCATTTCATCCCCTTTTTTGCAAGAAAGGTTTTACGTTTCGAAAGAATCACATGAACCAACTCTACCAGGATAACTTCCCGCACATGACTCCCGCATGGAGTCGCATCTTCAATTTCGTCGCCGAGCGTGCCGAAGGCTCCTACATCTACACAGATGATGGGAAGAAACTGCTGGACTTCACCAGCGGCATCGGCGTGACCAACACGGGGCATTGCCACCCAAAAGTCGTGGAAGCGATCCGTGAACAGGCGGGCTTGTTTCTGCATGCCCAGGCGAACATCGTCATTCATAAACCGATGCTGCAACTCATCGAGGAACTGCGCACGGTTGTTCCGCCTTCACTGGATAGCTTCTACTTTGCCAATTCCGGTGCTGAGGCGTTGGAGAATGCGATCAAAATCGCGAAAGTTGCGACGGGAAGACAGAACGTGATCGTCTTCGGCGGTTCGTTCCACGGGCGGACGCATGCCACGATGGCGTTGACCACATCCAAGACCATTTACCGCAGCGGCTTTGCTCCGCTTCCAGCGGGTGTTTATGTGGCGCCGTTCCCGTATGCCTTCAATTTGAATATGACAGAAGAGGAGGCCAGTCAATATGCGCTCGAGCAATTGGAATATTTGCTGGCATCGCAAACCGCCCCAAAAGAGACCGCCGCCATTTTGATCGAGTCGGTGCTGGGCGAAGGTGGGTATATCGTCCCGCCTTCGTCCTTTATGAAGGGCTTGCGTGAGATCTGCGATAAACATGGGATCATGCTCATCTTCGACGAGGTACAATCCGGGTTTGGGCGGACTGGCAAATGGTTTGCGCTGGAGCACTTCGGCGTAGCACCGGATATCATCACTGCTGCGAAAGGAATCGCTTCCGGCATGCCGCTTTCCGCTGTTTTCACCCGCACCGAGATCATGAAGAAGCTTGACGTTGGTTCGATTGGCGGAACCTATGGCGGGAACGTGGTCGCCTGTGCGGCGGGAGTCGCCACCATCCGCGCGATGCGGGAAGAAAAAATGATTGAGAACGCAGCGGAGAAGGGAATCCAATTGATGACCGGACTCCGCAAATTGCAGGAGGAATATCCGCAGATCGGCGATGTGCGCGGACTGGGTTTGATGGTGGGTTCTGAATTCGTCGTGGATGGAAGCCAGGCAAAAGCTAAACCGCTCGTCAAGGAAGTCATTCACAAGGCGGAAGAGAAGGGCCTGCTCCTGCTTTCATGTGGAACCTATGACAACACCCTGCGTTGGATCCCGCCGTTGAATGTAACCACCGGGCAGATCAATGATGGCTTGAAGATATTCGGCGAATCGTTAAAGGAAACTATCAAATAATCCCGTCAGAAGTCGAAGGTTGGCATGACCCTTGACTTATGACTAAAAAATATCATGACGGAACTCAATCGAAACAAGCTTACCGAGCTAATAAAATCCGAAGAAGAACTTTTTCACAAGAATCACCCCAAATCCAACGAATTGTATGGACGCGCACGCAAATCACTGCACGGCGGCGTGCCGATGCTTTGGATGATTCGGTGGGCGGGGTCGTTTCCCGTCTTCGTCAAAGAAGCCAAAGGTGCGCACTTCACGGATGTGGACGGCAACGACTACATTGACTTCTGCCTTGGCGATACTGGGGCGATGACTGGTCACGCCTCCGAGGCAACTGTTAAAGCCATCACCGAACAAATTCAAAAAGGCATCACGCTGATGCTTCCGTACGAAGATGTCATCTGGGTGGGCGAGGAACTTCAACGCCGCTTCAAACTTCCCTATTGGCAGTTTGCGCTCACCGCCACCGATGCGAATCGTTTCGCGCTGCGCATGGCTCGCATGATCACCGGTCGTCCCAAGATTCTCGTCTTCAACTATTGCTATCACGGTTCGGTGGATGAGACGTTCATCACGCTCGACGAAGAAGGCACGCCGATCTCACGACCTAATAACATGGGTCCGCAGATCGATCCGCGCGAGACGACCAAGGTCATCGAGTTCAATGATATCGCTGCCCTCGAAACTGCCCTATCTGCGCGTGATGTCGCCGCTGTCCTTGCCGAACCCGTGATGACCAACATCGGCATCATCCACCCCGAGCCCGGATATCATGATACCTTGCGAAAGATCACTCGAAAATACGGGACTTATCTCATCATCGATGAGACTCATACCATTTGTACGGGTCCGGGCGGATATACCGCCTCATACGGCCTCCAGCCGGATTTCTTCACCCTCGGCAAACCTCTCGCTGGAGGCGTTCCCGCCGCGGTGTATGGTTTCACCGAAGAAGTCTCGCAAGCCTTCGTCGCCAAACTCGCCGTTGACGATGCGGATGTGGGCGGCATCGGCGGGACGCTGGCTGGGAATGCGCTATCCATTGCGGCGATGAAAGCCACGCTGCAACTTGTATTGACGGACGAGTTTTATGCAGAAGCCATAAAATTGCAGGAACAATTCACAGCGGGTGTCGAAAGCGTGATCGCAGAATTCAACCTCCCCTGGATCGTGAAGCGGCTTGGCAACAGGTCCGAGTACTGGTTCCGTCCCACTCCTCCAAAAAATGGAGGCGAGGCGCATGCTGCCATTGACCCCGAACTGGATCGCTATATGCATCTCTTCGCGCTCAATCGTGGTATCCTGATGACGCCGTTCCACAACATGGCTTTGATCTCGCCTGAAACGACACAAGCGGATGTGGATTACCATACAAGAATGTTCCGCAAAGCGGTTCAGAGTCTATATTCATAATCCATAATCGTAATTTACGCATCAAGCTTTACGTCCTATGCTGAGAGGAATTATGAGCGACTATAAACCCCAAATCTGGCGCATTAACACCCGCACGCAGGAATTGAAGCGTGAACCCATCCCCGAAGCCTGGCAGCGCCTTGGCGGGCGAGGATTGGTCGCGCGCATCATGGTCGATGAAGTGGATGCCAGATGCGACCCGCTTGGACCCGGCAATAAACTGATCTTCACACCAGGTCTTTTGGTGGGGCATATGCTCTCTTCCACAGATCGAATCTCCGTCGGGGGCAAGTCCCCGCTGACCGGCGGGATCAAGGAAGCCAATGCGGGCGGGCGGACGGGGTATCACATGGCTTTCATGGGCATTCATGCGCTTATCATCGAAGATACGCCGGAAGGGAACGGTTATTGGGTTTTGCACCTATCTTTGAATAACGGGGCGCAGTGGGAGCGCGCTGATGATCTGACCGGGCTTGGTGTATACGAAACGGCGCCAAAGTTACTTGAAAAATACGGAGATAAAGTCGCCATCGCATTGATCGGCCCAGGCGGCGAGATGAAGATGAAATCTGCGGGGATACAAAACATCGACAAGGATCGCGTCCCTGCGCGGATTGCGGCGCGAGGCGGCTTGGGGGCAGTGATGGGCTCGAAGGGACTTAAAGCCATTGTCTTTGACAATGCCGGAGGTCAAAAACCGCCCATCGCGGATCCAGAAGCGTTCAAAATCGCGCAAAAGGATTACACCAAGTCGGTTATGGAGCACCCGCAATCCATCACGTATCGCGATTACGGTACAGCCGCCATGACGCAATTGACCCAGCGTTTTGCCGCCATCCCGGTGCATAATTTCTCGCGCGGCACATTCGATGAGGTGGAGAAGATCGGCGGTGAATCCCTGCGTGAATTTACGTTGACGCGCGGCAAGCCATCCGACCCAGCTCATGCCTGTATGGCGGGTTGTACGATCAAATGCTCGAATGTTTTTGGCGGCGAGGATGGGAAGATCATCGTCTCTCCTCTCGAATACGAGACGATTGGATTGATGGGTTCGAATCTCGATATCGACTCGCTCGACTCGATCGGCCGCTTGAACTGGCACGTCAACGACCTGGGACTCGACTCGATCGAAGTCGGCGCGGCGTTGGGCGTCGCGGCGGAGGCGGGCTTGATGAACTGGGGGAGCGAAACTGACGCGCAAAAGTTGATCGATGAAATCCGAAAAGGTTCGGAACTTGGAAGAACGCTTGGCGACGGAGCCGCGGCTGTCGGGAAGAAATACAATATCGAACGCGTGCCTGTTGTGAAGGGACAAGCCATGTCCGCGTATGAGCCGCGGTCCATCAAAGGCACAGGCCTGACCTACGCTACTACGCCTCAGGGGGCTGACCACACCTCCGGATTGACCATCCGGGCGCAGGTGGATCATCTCGATCCTGATGCACAAAAATCTGTATCGCTCAATGCGCAATTGAACATGGGAGGTTATGACACATTGGGTGCATGCATCTTTGCGGGATTCGGATATGCGGCAACCCCCGATGGAGTGGTAAAACGCCTGCTGGCGGCGCGTTATGGCTGGAACGATTTACCCGATAATATTTTGCAGGAACTGGGAAAACAGACAATAAAACTTGAGCGCGAGTTCAATAAACGCGCCGGTTTTACTGAAAAGGATGATCGCTTGCCCGAATGGATGACGAGGGAACCAATTCCGGAAACAGGTCACGTATTCGATGTGAGCGCCGACACCATCGACCATATGTTTGACGGCATTTAAGGAATGGAGAATCCCGGCTATCTTGGGGTTCTTTACCGCGTTCTCTTACTGGAGCGTGAAAGAAAAGGTCGCGCCTGCGCCTTCCTGCGAATCCACCCAGATGCTTCCGCCGTGGACCTCCACGATACGCTTGACAAGGGCGAGTCCCACGCCGGTTCCCTCTGTGGCTGTGTTAAGTTTGTCGAACAAGCCGAAGATGCGTTTGTGGAATTCCTTTCTGATCCCAATCCCGTTATCGCGAACGAAGAAGATCGGCCGCTCATCCTCCAGGACATGGCCGATCTCGATCATGGGTTCCGGCTGGTTGCCCATGAACTTGATCGCGTTGTCGACCAAATTTTGGACGACTTCGACAACCCTCTCCTTATCCACGTAAACAGATGGAAGCCCGCTTCCGACCTTCACCCTGACCTGGTTCGCTGTTAATTGACCTTCGACCCGGTCCAATGCTTCGGCGACGATGTCGTCGAAAGGAACATCCTGCTTCTCGCTGGCAATGCGTCCCACCCTCGAAAGTTCGAGAAGCTCGCCCAGCAGCCGTTGCATTTTTTCAGTGGCGTCTGTGATCCGCTGGATATCCGTGTTCAGCTGGTCGAAGTTTCCCATGCGGGCATCCTGGGCGAGATAACCGAGGAAACCGCGGATGGTGATGAGGGGTGATTTCAGGTCGTGCGAGGCTGTGTAAACGAATCGCTCCAATTCCTCGTTCTTCAACTCAAGTTCGCGGATGAGACTATCCTGAATTTCCATCTCCTGACGAATGGAATCCTGTAAGCGCGTCTTTTCGATCGCGACTGCAAGGTTTGCCGCAATCGTGAGCAATGGGCGAACGTCCGTCTCGGTAAATGCGTATTCCCGCTCGCTGGATTCGATGGTTATAACGCCGATGACCTTCTCGTCCGTCATGATCGGCGTCGAAAAGGAAGATAGTACCGGCATCGCGTTTGTGTAGATTGCATTCATGGCCTTCGAGCGATCCATCCAGCCGCTTTCGATCAACACGGATTTTTTCATTTCCATAATCTGGGTGGTCATTCCTTCTCCATAGCGAATCGGGACATCTTTGCGCTTTTTTCCGTCTTCGTAGTCATAGGGGAAATGGATCAGGTTTGTGTTCGGATCGTGGATCGCGATCAGGACGTTATTGGCTTTGAATGCCATGCGGATCTGATCGCCTGTTTCCTGGATCAGTTTTTGCAAATCGCTTTTGCGTATCAGGGTCTCGCTTATCCCGTGGACCGCCTGGAGTTCGGCAATGCGTTTGTTTAATTGCTCCTCTGCTAGTTTGCGGTCGGTTATATCGAGCAGATATCCTTGAATAAGCGGCTGCCCGGGCTTGACGCGGATTAATCCCCTGTCTGAAATCCAAATATATGTCCCAGCACGGGTCAGGAATCTGTACTCGAGTTCGGGTATATTGTTTTCCCTTGTGGCTTCCGCTTCCGCCTTCATGATGCGATCGCGGTCGTCCGGGTGTACGCGCGAAAACCACAATCCGGGGCTGTTTATCCACTCATCCGGTTCGAAACCGGTCAACTGGGCGATCTGTGGGCTGATAAAATGCCATCTGCCCGTAATCCCGGGTTCCGCCGTATAAATGACCAGAGGAATACTTTCGACCAAGCCCCGATAACGGGCTTCCGCCTCCTGCAATTGGACCTGGTATTTTTTTCGCTCCGCAAGTTCCATCTCGGCGGATTGCGCCGAATTATTTAATCGAGTGATAACAAGCCACTGCAATGCGGTGATCAGGGCGATCGACAGGCTGATCGAAAAGTAATCTGAAAAACTGTTCAACCGGCTGAAAGGATTGACGAGCACACCTGCGGTCTCGAGCGCCCCGTAGATGCCGATCTCGACGATGAGACAGCATCCGATCACGAGTGTGCCGAATTTGCCTGCGAGTAATCCCGCGGCGATCAAAACAGCGATCAATCCCATCATTGCCGTGTCGCGGATTCCGTTATTCAGATAGACCAGGATCGAAAGGATGATCAGGGAGGAGGTTAAGGCAATCCAACTCGCAAGGGTTGTTTTTCCGTTGAAGGCCAACAGAACGGAAAGGGAAAATGCGCCGATCAGTACCAGCATGAATAAACGGCTGACGTCCATGAAAGCGAGGACGGAAGTCGTGATGAGGGCTGCCAGAAGGACGGCGAGGATCAGCGGCCTCAGTTCTGGTGCGACTGTATTAAGATACAAAGGTGTGGTTCGATGATTCGGTTTCATCGGGAAGATTAAATTCTACTTGATTCCCCACTGAACGGTACAATAAAGGAGATCTGTTCTTTAGACTTAACTTATCTGGAAGGTCAAGGAACCCTGGCGCCAGGGGACTGGAACAGAGCCACCGGTGGGATACGAACCCACGACCTGACGATTACGAATCGTCTGCTCTGCCAGCTGAGCTACGGTGGCGACTTTGAAAGCGGCGGGATTATAAAGGAATTGCCCCATTCATGCAAGTTTTTGGGTTTTCATGTCGTCTATAGGTCAGAGGTTCAAGCATGAGAATTGCGATGATTTCCTACCATACCTGTCCCCTGGCTACGCTGGGCGGGAAAGACACCGGTGGAATGAATGTTTACGTCCGCGACCTGACACGGGAACTGGGTCGTTTTGGGGTGCATGTGGATGTGTTTACGCGTTCGCAGGACGAACATGTTCCGCATGTCGTCCATGAATTGGGTTATGGGAACCGGGTGGTGCATATCCCGGCTGGACCTGAAGAGCCGCGAAGTAAAAGCGATATCGCAAAATATATCCCGGAATTCGTCGATGAGGTGTTGGAATTTACCGCCGAAAAGGGGATCACTTACGATGTTATCCACAGCCATTATTGGATGTCGGGTCTCGCCGCTGAAAAATTAAGTGATGCCTGGGGCGGTACGCCCATCGTGCATATGTTCCATACCCTCGGCGAAATGAAGAATCGCGTGGCGCGATCGGAGGATGAACGCGCGGGGGAGGATAGACTCCGGGGAGAGAGACAGGTCCTCCGGAGGGCGAACCGGGTGATTGTCGCCACATTGGCGGAATTGACTCAATTGAGATTCCTATATCGCGCAGATTCCAACAAAATGACCATCATTCCACCAGGCGTGGATACGGGACACTTTTATCCCATCCCGCCGGATGAGGCGAAACAATTCATCGGATTGAGACCGGAAAATCGCATGATCCTTTTTGTGGGACGCATCGAACCGTTGAAGGGGGTGGATACGTTGATCCAGGCGGTTGCCAGCCTTGATAAAAGCCTCTCGGGTCGTCGTCATCCTGTCCATCTGGCGATCATTGGCGGCGATCCGGATGTGAACCCGGACGAAATGTCCGAGGAGATGGCACGTCTCCAAAAATTGAGTGACGAACTATGCCTGGGCGGCATGGTCGTGTTTTTGGGAAAGCGTGCCCAGGATACCCTGTCATATTATTATTCCGCGGCTGAAGTTCTTGTCATGCCTTCGTTATATGAATCCTTCGGGATGGTCGCATTGGAAGCAATGGCATGCGGTACGCCGGTCATTGCTTCGGAAGTTGGCGGATTGGGTTATCTTGTGAAGGATGGCGTTACGGGTTACACCGTGCCAGACAGCGATCCGGAGGCATTGCGCATGAGGCTGTCAGGCCTTTTGGGAGATAATCGATTGCGAAATACGATGGGCGAAAATGCCGCCGATTATGCAAAAGAATATGATTGGTCGAAGATCGCTTCGTCCATCGTCAAAGTGTACGATGAGGTGATGTGCGAATCGCAGGCGGTGGGGGAGTGATTCTTTCCCGTTGGAAAGATTCTATTCCTTGAGTTTTACATGGAACAACGTCGAGCCGTCGAATTCCTTGATGCGAATTTCGAAGCGTTCTTTGAATTTACTGATCATTTTGGATAGTTGTTTATGACCGTACGTCCGCGGGTCAAAGGCGGGGTCGAGTTGGTACAGGGCGTTTCCCATGCTCGATAATGGCGCCCAGCCGTCTTGTTGAACCGCCATTTCGAATGCCTGGGTCAAAAGGGGGAGGGGATCGGGTTCGTCCTTTTTCTTTGCGCCGCCCTTTTGTGTTTTGAGATGCGTAGTGGTTCTTTTCGCAGCGACGAGATTTTCCGTATAGACGAACAGGTCGCAGGCATTTACGAACGGCTTGGGTGTCTTTTTCTCCCCGATGCCCATGACGAAGATGCCGGTTTCACGGATGCGCGTAGCCAGACGAGTGTAATCGCTGTCACTCGAAACGAGGCAGAAACCATCCACGACACCCGCATGCAGAATATCCATCGCATCGATGATCATCGCGCTGTCGGTGGCATTTTTTCCCACCGTGTATCTGAATTGCTGAATAGGTTGGAAGGCGTGGAAATTAAGCGTCTCCTTCCAGGAATTCATGCTGTTCGTTGTCCAGTCGCCGTAGATGCGGCGGAGAGTAACCTGTCCATGCCGGCCGGCTTCGACCAGCATTTGGGAAAGCAAACCTGCCTGGGCGTTGTCGCCGTCGATCAGCATGGCGATCTTGTTGCGAGAAAGTGTTTGGATTTTATCGTCGGGCATGATTTGATTATACCTTTTCCAGCCTGAATTTTTCAGGGATTATCGGTTATACTCTCCGGAACCATTTTACCCAGGAAGAAGATTTGTGAAGTCTTTATTGAGCAGGACATTCGATATCCGTGCCGGCGAAATTCGTCTAGTGGTCATCCTCAGCCTGCTCCTTTTGGGTAATACCGTCGCCCGGCAGATGACGGGCATTGTGGGAATCAGCGACCTGATCAATACAGCGGGTCCGAATCAGACACTGGTGGTCAATTCGATTAATGGGGTCATGATCTTCGTGACGGCCATGCTGGCGTCATTGATCATCGACCGATTCCACCGGGTGGAATTGTTGAAATGGACAACCTTCGGCTTTGCGATGGTTTTTGTCCTGACGGATATCATCTACCTCCTTCACGCGACGACGGAGGTCGTCGCAGCCATAGTCTATTTGATGTCGCAACAGCAATGGCTGTTATTCCCGATGTTCTTCTGGGTGCTGGCTAATGACCTTTTTGAGGTGGCGCAGGCAAAAAGGCTGATCCCTGTCATCGGCAGTTGGAGTTTCATCGGGAAGATGCTTGGCATCGGGGTGACCCTGCTCCCGGCTTTGTTCTTCCGCCTTGGCTGGCTCGATACCAATGAACTGACCCTGGATATGGTCATCCGATTGAATATTTTTTTCTATCTACTCGCGTTCCTGCTCATATCGATCGGTTTACGGAAGGTGAATATCCGCGCTGTGGATGCCGAGGACGAATCTGTGAAAGAGTCGTTGGGAGAGGGATGGGATTTCGTTCGCAAAGTGGATTCCTACCGGTTCCTGCTCCTGGCGATCGCAGCGGTTGCGGTATGCGATGTGATCGTGGAGTATCGTTTTTTCGTGGTCGCCAAGTCCACCATCTCCGAGCCGGTTGCTTATAAGGAATTCTACAGCCTTTATTTGCTGGGCGCTGCCATTTTATCCTTCTCCATACAAGGATTTGTGACAGGACGCTTGATCCAACGCATCCAGCTAAAAAACACTTTTCTCGTTCAACCCATCCTTGCGTTGATTTCTTCCTTTGCCATGCTCTTATCGCCCGGGATGATTTCGACCACGCTCAATTCCTTGCTTCTCAAGATCGGACGGAACACTGTTGATGAAGCGACTCGCAAGGCTTATCAGGGCTTCGTACCGGAAGAGCGGCGCGGACGGGTCGCTCTCTTTACGGATAATTTCGCGCCCGCGATCGGGATGCTGATTGCGGCTCTTCTGGGCATCCTGGTCATCTATATCTGCAACGCCATCGGATACGCAAACTCGTTTTATGTATATCTTGGGCTTACGGTAATTTTTGCGTGGATCGCAGTTTGGTTCATCATGAAAATGCGCGCATCCTATGATGACAGTTTGTTCAACTGGCGGCTCAGGCGGCGGAAGCGTGGCGGCGACCTATTAAAGGACATCGAATTTTAGTTTTGGATCGACATCAAGGAATTGCGCATATGACACAGGAGTTCGTATGAAGAACAGCACATTTAGAATTTCGTCCATCTCCATCCGCTATGCGATACCCGGTCTGCTTGCCCTGGTGATCATCATCGCCATTGGTCTGACCGCCTGGCTCTCTTACCAAAGTGGACTTGGCTCGGCCGAAACCCTAGCGGAAAGACTGAACGAAGAGGTCAGTTCGCGCATCAATGACCGGATCAATAGTTTTCTCGATCTGCCTCACATTTTCCACGAGATCAATCAGGCGGTTTTGGAGTCGGGGGACGCCGATCTTGAGGACTTCGATTCGATGCGTGAATTGTTCTGGGGCGAAGTCTTTGTAACCTCCTCCGTTCCCTATCTTTATTACGGCACACCGGCAGGAGAGTTTCTCGGCATAGATGTTATTTTTGGAAATGAACCCGCTTTCAAGATCCGGGACGAAGAAACTGCGCCGAATCGTGTGACATACAGTATGACTGCCGAAGGGGTGCCCTTGCAGGAACTAGAATCGAGAGAATACGACCCGCGTGAGCGGCCGTGGTATAAGGCGGCTATCGAGGCGGGTGGACCAACATGGTCCCCGATCTATGTGTTTTCGGCGCGACCCGTCCTGGGGATTTCCCCTGTTAGCCCCGTGTATGACCGTTTTGGCAACCTCAAGGGTGTTCTCGGAATCGATTTGACCTTGAGTGAGATGAGTGATTTCCTTCGTACGCTTGAGATCAGTGAGAATGGAGAAGCGTTCATTATCCAGCGTGACGGGAAACTGGTCGCTGCATCAACAGAAGAACAACCATTCAAGATCGTGGATGATGTGCAGCAATTACTGGATATCCGTGAAAGTGAATCCGCTTTGCTGCGCATAACCGCCGAGCAGATGTTAAGCCTTTACGGCGGTGATTTTTCGAATGTAAAGGACACGCGTGATATTAAATTCGAAAAGGATGGGGAGACATACTATGCCCAGATCGACATAATCTCCGATTCGCGTGGGTTGGATTGGATCAGTGTTGTTGTCGTCCCCTCCAGCGATTTTTTGGGACCTGTTATTCGGAACCTGCAAAACACGGCGTTATTCGGTCTGATCGTGCTTGTTTTGTCCACCATGCTTGGCTTTCTTCTGGCGAGCTGGATCATCCGCCCGATATTTACAGTCACGGATGTTGCCGCCAAGATCGAAGACTCGGTCTGGGATTTGGAGCCTCTGCATGGAGTGGTTCGGCGCACAGATGAACTCGGGCAGTTGGCGCGTGTCTTCGAGAAGATGGCAAAAGAGATCCAGGCGCGCGAAATGGAATTAAAGAGGCAGGTAGTCGCCTTGAGGATTCAGATCGATCAAAAGAAGCGCGAGACTCAGGTCAGCGAGATCGTCGAAAGCGATTTCTTCCAGGGATTGCAGGAAAAAGCGAAAAATATGAGAGAGGCGTTGGGTCGAAAGAAAGAGTAATCAGAATCTCCAATTGCAAGACTCGATCGGCTCACCCGCATGATCCCCGGTGGGCCGATGTTTTTTAACCGGCATTCAACCCGAGATGTTTCTCGATCAGCTTGTGGCTTTCCAGGATTGGCGGTCGGAGTTTTACGATCTCTTGTTCAGAGTATTTAACTAATCCATGATTGGATTCAATGCCGCTTCCGTAGGTGATATAGGGGACAAGATCGGGAAGGTGCTTGCCGGATGCGCAAACCGTATAATGGTCGGGGAGCACGACAATCCGGCTCGGCTTATCGTACGTTTTGAGATGTTTCATCAGCGGGGCGATGATCTGCGCGTCGATCTGTTCGATGGATTCGACTTTTCCGCGAACGTTATGGACGTGGGCTTCTTCATCCGGGGCGTTGCAATGGATAAGACAGACATCGAGGTGGTCCAGGCTCTCGAGCGCCGCATCCAGTTTCCCGCGTAGGTTTGAGCCGCGATATCCGGTTGCGCCTTTGGGGATCACGGCTTTGCCTCCCAGCAAGGTCGCCATCCCGTAGAGAAAACTCAACGCAGTGATGGTAAGGGACCGGTATTTCATAGGCGGGAAGGATCGGATGCGTCCTGCGCCCCAGGGCCAGAGCATCAAATCGTTTTTTCTTGAATTCAGGATCATCTCGACGAAGGGCTGATATGCAGACCCTTGATATTTCGGCATGAGTTCATGGATGGAACCCCCCATATTCTCGTGAGGCTCGTACAATTCGAGAAGGCTTTCGTCAAGCGGACAGTTGCGATAGATCAGCACATTTCTATAACTCAAGTCGT
This portion of the Anaerolineales bacterium genome encodes:
- a CDS encoding aminotransferase class III-fold pyridoxal phosphate-dependent enzyme yields the protein MTPAWSRIFNFVAERAEGSYIYTDDGKKLLDFTSGIGVTNTGHCHPKVVEAIREQAGLFLHAQANIVIHKPMLQLIEELRTVVPPSLDSFYFANSGAEALENAIKIAKVATGRQNVIVFGGSFHGRTHATMALTTSKTIYRSGFAPLPAGVYVAPFPYAFNLNMTEEEASQYALEQLEYLLASQTAPKETAAILIESVLGEGGYIVPPSSFMKGLREICDKHGIMLIFDEVQSGFGRTGKWFALEHFGVAPDIITAAKGIASGMPLSAVFTRTEIMKKLDVGSIGGTYGGNVVACAAGVATIRAMREEKMIENAAEKGIQLMTGLRKLQEEYPQIGDVRGLGLMVGSEFVVDGSQAKAKPLVKEVIHKAEEKGLLLLSCGTYDNTLRWIPPLNVTTGQINDGLKIFGESLKETIK
- a CDS encoding aspartate aminotransferase family protein; this translates as MTELNRNKLTELIKSEEELFHKNHPKSNELYGRARKSLHGGVPMLWMIRWAGSFPVFVKEAKGAHFTDVDGNDYIDFCLGDTGAMTGHASEATVKAITEQIQKGITLMLPYEDVIWVGEELQRRFKLPYWQFALTATDANRFALRMARMITGRPKILVFNYCYHGSVDETFITLDEEGTPISRPNNMGPQIDPRETTKVIEFNDIAALETALSARDVAAVLAEPVMTNIGIIHPEPGYHDTLRKITRKYGTYLIIDETHTICTGPGGYTASYGLQPDFFTLGKPLAGGVPAAVYGFTEEVSQAFVAKLAVDDADVGGIGGTLAGNALSIAAMKATLQLVLTDEFYAEAIKLQEQFTAGVESVIAEFNLPWIVKRLGNRSEYWFRPTPPKNGGEAHAAIDPELDRYMHLFALNRGILMTPFHNMALISPETTQADVDYHTRMFRKAVQSLYS
- a CDS encoding aldehyde ferredoxin oxidoreductase, encoding MSDYKPQIWRINTRTQELKREPIPEAWQRLGGRGLVARIMVDEVDARCDPLGPGNKLIFTPGLLVGHMLSSTDRISVGGKSPLTGGIKEANAGGRTGYHMAFMGIHALIIEDTPEGNGYWVLHLSLNNGAQWERADDLTGLGVYETAPKLLEKYGDKVAIALIGPGGEMKMKSAGIQNIDKDRVPARIAARGGLGAVMGSKGLKAIVFDNAGGQKPPIADPEAFKIAQKDYTKSVMEHPQSITYRDYGTAAMTQLTQRFAAIPVHNFSRGTFDEVEKIGGESLREFTLTRGKPSDPAHACMAGCTIKCSNVFGGEDGKIIVSPLEYETIGLMGSNLDIDSLDSIGRLNWHVNDLGLDSIEVGAALGVAAEAGLMNWGSETDAQKLIDEIRKGSELGRTLGDGAAAVGKKYNIERVPVVKGQAMSAYEPRSIKGTGLTYATTPQGADHTSGLTIRAQVDHLDPDAQKSVSLNAQLNMGGYDTLGACIFAGFGYAATPDGVVKRLLAARYGWNDLPDNILQELGKQTIKLEREFNKRAGFTEKDDRLPEWMTREPIPETGHVFDVSADTIDHMFDGI
- a CDS encoding PAS domain-containing protein; the protein is MKPNHRTTPLYLNTVAPELRPLILAVLLAALITTSVLAFMDVSRLFMLVLIGAFSLSVLLAFNGKTTLASWIALTSSLIILSILVYLNNGIRDTAMMGLIAVLIAAGLLAGKFGTLVIGCCLIVEIGIYGALETAGVLVNPFSRLNSFSDYFSISLSIALITALQWLVITRLNNSAQSAEMELAERKKYQVQLQEAEARYRGLVESIPLVIYTAEPGITGRWHFISPQIAQLTGFEPDEWINSPGLWFSRVHPDDRDRIMKAEAEATRENNIPELEYRFLTRAGTYIWISDRGLIRVKPGQPLIQGYLLDITDRKLAEEQLNKRIAELQAVHGISETLIRKSDLQKLIQETGDQIRMAFKANNVLIAIHDPNTNLIHFPYDYEDGKKRKDVPIRYGEGMTTQIMEMKKSVLIESGWMDRSKAMNAIYTNAMPVLSSFSTPIMTDEKVIGVITIESSEREYAFTETDVRPLLTIAANLAVAIEKTRLQDSIRQEMEIQDSLIRELELKNEELERFVYTASHDLKSPLITIRGFLGYLAQDARMGNFDQLNTDIQRITDATEKMQRLLGELLELSRVGRIASEKQDVPFDDIVAEALDRVEGQLTANQVRVKVGSGLPSVYVDKERVVEVVQNLVDNAIKFMGNQPEPMIEIGHVLEDERPIFFVRDNGIGIRKEFHKRIFGLFDKLNTATEGTGVGLALVKRIVEVHGGSIWVDSQEGAGATFSFTLQ
- a CDS encoding glycosyltransferase, encoding MRIAMISYHTCPLATLGGKDTGGMNVYVRDLTRELGRFGVHVDVFTRSQDEHVPHVVHELGYGNRVVHIPAGPEEPRSKSDIAKYIPEFVDEVLEFTAEKGITYDVIHSHYWMSGLAAEKLSDAWGGTPIVHMFHTLGEMKNRVARSEDERAGEDRLRGERQVLRRANRVIVATLAELTQLRFLYRADSNKMTIIPPGVDTGHFYPIPPDEAKQFIGLRPENRMILFVGRIEPLKGVDTLIQAVASLDKSLSGRRHPVHLAIIGGDPDVNPDEMSEEMARLQKLSDELCLGGMVVFLGKRAQDTLSYYYSAAEVLVMPSLYESFGMVALEAMACGTPVIASEVGGLGYLVKDGVTGYTVPDSDPEALRMRLSGLLGDNRLRNTMGENAADYAKEYDWSKIASSIVKVYDEVMCESQAVGE